The region atccccatattattacttaccctcttgctcttttgcaccccagtatcgctacttgcacatcatcatctgcacatatatcactccagtattaatgctaaattgtaattattttcgcctctatggcctatttattgcctacctgcCTACtctcctacatttgcacacactgtacatagatctttctatttttattttcttttgtgttattgactgtacatttgtttatgtgtaactctgtgttgttgtttttgtcacactgctttgctttatcttggccaggtcgcagttgtaaatgagaacttgttctcaactggcctacctggttaaataaaggtgaaataaaacatttaaaaataaacaCAAGTATGCAGAGCTGCAGTGCAGGAAGTGTCACTCTGAAGAGGGCACTGTTTCCTCACAATAATACCGTGTTGGTGAGGGTAAAGCAGGAGGATAGAGGGCCATGAAGCCAGAtggcacaaagaccagggagcacCATTTCCTTACCAGTCCAGCTAAGTCCCAGGTGGTCAGCCACGATGGCCATCCGCAGGTCTGTTCGCTCACAGGGACTCTGAGGACCTGAAGGGCAGAGAACATCTATTAATCAACACTGTTCAGTATCTTTTCTACTGACTGAAATTGGAGTACAGAGGACTCTTTCCTTTTCTGGCCAAGCGTGGAATTTTCCAAATTATATAAATTCATACTGAGTGTTTTGCAGCCTCTCCTCTGGGTTTGATATAGACATGTTTAATCAACAGGTTTACCGTGAATGTGAATTGTATTATTCAATGGGTTGGTTAGGCTGACAACACTTCAGATTTGGTTTCCAGAATGGCAAGAAAAGGCAGACTAGACACAATATGACGGACTACAGTGTGTCATTTGGACACAGATGCTCTGTGAATGTTTGTGAATAtgtatcctcaaagcaggcagtAATTGTCATAAGAACTATACAAACAAAATAAAGTAAAAACATTGGTCAAAAGTGTCATGTACTCGTAGGAGCTCTAGTGGACTCACAGTTCTTAATGGGACTACACAGTACACATGCGGACAACCTTTGTGTTTTTGCTAAGGCTAATTAGCTCAGTGACACAACCTGAACATGAAATAGAATAAACTAGAACTGCTGTTATCAGTAGCCAccctgcacagacagacagatagacagactcaGTAGCCGTCAACAGGAAACTGGCTGTGCCAGTGCACCAGTCACTACTCTGGCATGCTGAGGTCTCTGACAACTAAGGGGttggggggagaaggaggagagtctGACAAGGACAAATACAGTACATAGATGACGATGACAGAATGACGGCTACTATTTTAAGAGAATAAACACGCCACAGGCAATCAATCACAACGACTTCATGCAACTAAGGTTTTAACAAGTGTGAAAGTTTTACAAACTAGGCTTGATCTCCGCGACGGGGGGCGCCCGAGGCCCCGCAACCTGACTGCCCTCCTTCCCACCAGTCCGCCTACTCCTCCTGCTCCTTTCACTGCCGGAGGCCCTGTCGACCTTAGCTCTTACGGACAAGGCCCCGGCCTCAGCTCTCGAGCCTCTACCAGACCTCGACGAGCGGGAGGGCTGAGAGGGGGCCGACAGAGAGGTGCTCCTGGAGGTGCTGTCTTCCTCGGACTGTTCTCCCTGTGTCTTTTTCTCTTCGTCTGACAGGCGGTCGGCCAGCTTTAGCGTCTCCCCGCTAATGCCCTTAAAGTACTCGATGGTGCGTTTACAAACCTCGCTGGCGTTCTCCCTACTCGTCTCACCTGCCGAGCTAACCTGAGATCTGTTTTTAATGGAGAACCTGgagggtaactgtatagctactCTTTCCCTGCTAGACTGAGCTGTTACCTGCACTGATATTGGGGAGCTGGTTGTGCTGCTCTTTTTAATATCTTTGATTGGGATTCTAGACCTGGGCTCTACTTTGGCAATGACAGGCTCTGCTCTTCTCCTGACCTCAGCCTTGACAACCTGTTTGGGTTTTTGCTTCCCTATTGCTGTGGCTTGTGTACGAAAAGACCACCCTGGCGCTTTGACAGGCAGCCTAGACTTTTGCTGCTTCGTCTCAGCTTCCTTGATGGCTTCACTTTCTCTTTGTTCAGCCTGAACACTGCTTTCTTCTACTCTCTCTACAGAGTCACTACAGAACAAAGCTTCAATCCTACTGGCTTTCTGAAGTGTGGGTTCAGAAGACGACTGCAAATTAAACACCACACTGCCACACTGTATATAGTTAGCCTGCACGCTTGAGGACTCaaggttattgttgttattgcagTTCTCTGCAGGGTAATCTCTTCTTTCTGACAGCTTTGGATCTGTGTATCCGCTAGACTGACTCTCCACTGACTGGTTTTCCAAGTTAATGTACTCTGCCATCTGACTTTCTGCCATCTCTGCCTTACATTCTTTGAGATCCCCAGAGTCTTTTTTCACTGTAATGGAGACGGCTATTCCCATCTTAATGGGGGTGCGTAATTTGGGGTCAACTTTAGAGGCCGTAATCGTGCATGAGGATGTGATCTCGGCTACAGTGACACCAGAAGGCGCATCGCTACAGCCAGTGCCAGTCTGTGCAGGGCTGCACTTTGCTGATGTGCTGCTGTCTGTGGCAGTCTCTAccttcaccccttcacccctctccCCTGTTTTTGACTGAGAGGTAACTACCCCCGGActcttaccccctctccccttgtCCCCTGATTTCCCATCAGAGGAATGCTCACCAATCTGGAAAAATTGAAGTCTCTCTTCAACAAAGTCCCGCTTGCTCATGTCAATTGCACCACTGCGCGTCATCTCAAACATCTTCCCCTCGTGGAAGGGGAAAGGGTTAGGCTCGCTAGTCGGTGTGCTCTCATCAGTCGGGGTTCTAGCAGGGGTAGTGTCTGGAGTGGTGGCTTGCGACTTGTCATCCACAGACAAACCGAAAGGCTTGGGATCTTCTTCTTTCGCTTTGGCATCAAAAACTCCTTCTCCCCCTTTGCTTGACCAGGGGTCAAAGTCTAAGCCTTTCGTGGCGACAGTTTTGAAGGTAGAGTTTAACTCCTCTTCGAGTTGATAGCCAAAGAAGTTATCTGCAAAGCCTTGTCTATCGCCCTGTCTATCTGGATGTCTTCCCTCGAGAGTGTAGTCTTTTTCATCTCCAATGTTTTGATCTGAGTTTGCTTTCCCATTATCCCCTCCATCCTCACTTGGTGTTTTCTCCTCCTCTATGACTTCAAGCTTTGATTGACTAAAGGAACGATCACATGTCTTGCCGTCATTGGACAGGCTGGATGTCTTAGGGTCTTGTTCACTCAACCCATCATCCTCATCTTGAAGGTCATAGCCATCGAGAGAGTCTATTTCAGTAGCATCTGTGTCATGAGAGAACTCAGTTGTGGCAATGGAGCAGTCTGTGATTGACTGGTCATTTTGCTCCAAGTCTTCCTCCTCTGCTTTTACAACGCCATTAGTACCTGACTCCTTGTTGTTTCCGTTCCTCTCAGGCTTTTTGGGTTTCAGAcgcttctctccttcctccttctccttcatCTTGAAGGTGTACTTTTTGTTGGGGATGGGATGGAAGATAGACTCATCATCGCTAGAGTTACTGTCATCTGCTCCAGGGGGAACTGGAGACGGAGGCTGAACCCTGATGATGGGCTCTGCAAGGAGGTGCTGATCATGCTCCTCTTGGAGGTtcacctccatcatctctgtcTCAGCCTCTGAGGAGGCACAAGACCCCCTCTTCTCAGGGTCCGAATGCTCAGCCTCTAAAGGCGGAGGTGGGGGAAACTCAATGTAAGCGACTCGTTTCTCTTTGGGTCGTTTCAATGTTTCCTGGTTTCTGTTGGAGGGTTCTGATGAGGCAGGCTTGGTTTTCTGTGGCAGAGACTCCGTGTAGATGAAGGTCTTTCCTTCGTCTTCCTCAGACTCCTCTGCTATTGGACTGGGCATGCTGGGCATATATCCAATCACGGAATCTGTCTTTCTGGAGGCAAGGCTCACCTCCTCAGAGCTTGGTGTCTCAGGAGTAACAGGACTCTTGCCAGAGCTGTCCATGAAAGTTACTTGCTCTAAAGTGTCATCCTCTGGGCTGCCTTGAGGAGATGGGGGCTGTTTTTGTTTGACAGTATAAAATGCTCCCCGTGTCTCGTGCACTGTTCGGCTCTCGTGACTCACTATTTTTTGGTACGTTCCCAGCAGCCCAGTTGTTTCTTTTTCATATTGCTTGCCCACTTGGATGCTTACATAAACTGGCAATGGTTTGATGTCTTTGAAACCCTCAGTGACAACTACAGGGGTTATGTTTTCCAAGTATTCTACTTGGTCGCTATCTATACCATTACATACTACAGTTGACTGACTACTATCATAAGAATCTGAGGATTTTTCTACTGATGAGTCGTTTGTAGATTTGTTGGCTTCAGAGCTGCCATGTAACCGATTTCTAGCTAAAGTAGGTATTTGTGATCCTGCCCTTTCACATAGTTTAACAGAGGTATCTAACTTTAATGATGTGGATTGATGATTCTCTGAGAAACTACATGGCATTCTAACAGGAATTTGCGATTCCGAGTTTTTTTTTAGACTACCGGTACGTACATCACTACTATTTGGGTTTTCTCGAACCACAAGCTCTGTGTAAATAGTTTTCTTGGTTGTCTCTTCTTTACTGGTTATTCCATCTCTAAAGCCCTGCAGTTGTCTTTGTGAATTTCTGTCATTGCCATGCGCATCTTGAACTAACGTGTGAGCTAGTTTTGACACTTGCGGTTTATAGTTTCCATTTCCATGACATTCCCAAGTTTTGAAGGACTTTTTTTCTTCCTGTTCATTTCCGTTTGTGTCGTGTTTAGGAGATGAGCATATATACCTATTAGCACTGGGGCTTGGTCCACTAGATCCTCTAACCTCACTTTCTATAACTTTCCTGGTACTTCCTGGACTGTCTGGTGATTTGGGGATATTTGAGCCAGCAAAGACTTGATACACAGGCAGCGTACTTTCCTGGAGTTTTCTTACTGGGGCATTTGATGTTTGTCCCCATTGTGGACCCTTTTCTTGCTTCTGAGCCTCTTGTTCAAATTTTAGCCTAACAGCGCTGACTTTGGAGcatgacatttgaaatggttTAGAAGCGTCACCTGCATTGCCCTGTGAAGTGCCATCACCTGGTTTTCTATTgtcatcattatactgtagcagcACTCTCCTCTCTGGGCTGCTCGGTAAACTAGCACATTTTCTATCACTAGAGCCAAATCTGTCCCTGAAACGTTCTCTACATTCCTCACCACTGCTCCCATTCTTATAGGTTGATCTTTCAGGACTGCTGTGCGTAGAGCTAGGCCCAGATCGTGTTTCCCTAAAGTCTGACCTGCGGGACTTCTTCTCAGGGGATGAGAGCTCATCATTCAGTTTCTCCGTCTTATCACGAAAAAACTGAGAGACTTCACTAAGCTTTTCCTCTGCTTCCTTAACAGTTCTGTCTACTCTGTCTTCATATATTAGCTTTTCTCTATTCTGGCTCTGTCTGTCATCAGTGACACGCATCCAAACAGAGTGCTTTGGGCTACCAGGTTCGGAGGAATACTGCAATAATGTTAGTTTGTCAAAGTTATCATCTACATTGGCATTTTCACCTGATTTGTCAATGTTTGATGACCTCAAAATATATTCTTGCCTTGATCCACTAGACCGTTCCTGACTATAACTACTCCTATCTGGGGAGTGAAAATGAGACCTGTCCCTCAAATACTCCTCGGTGTCAGAGTGAGAAGAGTCTGGTTTCTCAGAGAGAAGCATTTTGTCTGCAAAGTTGTAGGACTCCCCTCTGAGTTCTGATGATTCATCATCATTATATTCCACTGACTGCTGGCTGAGAAGCTTCAGGGCTTTGTACGAGTCATCTGCCATGAGCTGTGCAGAGCTTGGACGACTGTCGTCTTCCTGTGACATGGGCGTGTTTACTCTGGAAGACTCTAGGTAACAGGGGAGCGATTCTTcaggctcctcctctccctgtcgcGACAGTCCGCTGTTCCCTTGGTAGAAGTACATCTCCTTCTCTGGGGCATTTTTTGTTTCCCGGATGATGACCTCAGTTGGTTCAGTTTTGTTGCCCTTTTCAATGTGAACCTCGATTATTCTTTCAACCTTGGGCTTTGAGTTTATATCCCTCTGCGATGTGTCATCATTGCCGGCCCTGTGCTCAAACAGTCCAGCAAGTTCTCTGGAGGGATCCCTGCCTGACTGGAAAGCTTTCATGATATCATGCACTGACATTGATTCTTCCATCCTCTCGGATGCATTCtctttactctggggtttgtggtacacCATTCGGGTGGTAGTCGTGATGTGGGTCTCTTCCTTCACACGCATGCTCTTGCCCATTGAGTCATCGTCTGGGCTGATTTTCATCTGAAATGATTTTGTTTGGTCCACATTGGATGCATTCAGAACTTTGGGTTCTGCATCAGTGTATCGAACTGCCCTTGTATCCTCCATCATTGGTTGCTTGTTATCTTCAGGAGACTCATAACTCCTAATAACACGAACAACCTCAGTCCTTGTCTCAGTGATTACTGGTGGAATATCCTGGAAAAGTGCCTTGGGTCCCATGCCTTCTGCACTCTGTGGGGCAGAGGGTGTCCTTTCACTCCTCGTCTCAAAGCCACTGTCTGAGAGGGGACTCTTGTCCTGGTCATGTGAGATGTCATCTGGAGATTCTAACATGGCATCAGGCCCAAATAGCACATCTGCTAGTTTACAGAGCTCCTTTTCTGAGGCAGAGGACCGCATGTTTGCGGGTGGCATTTTCAGCTTGTGCTCAGGTTTAAGCATTCGTTtttgtttctcctctccttcccttctaACCTCATCGGATTTATGCTTTGCATCTGCAGTTTTTGAGATAGAGCCACTGTCAATGTCATTTGTCAAGTAGTCTACTACCTTCAATAGATTAAAATCTCTGTCTGGTATAGTCTTAGTTTTGATTTGAGGAACCACTGTCTCATATCTTGGTGGATAACTCCAGTTGCTTGGCTGGGGATCCACTGGTGCTTGTTTAGAGCACTGTGCCTCATCGGTTTTATTCATTTTAATAGCCGTCTTGCTATCCTTGACCGTATCCTTGGTCAGTATCTCACTAACTTTGACCAGGTCCTGTTTGACTTTCTCTACAATTCTGCAAGGCTCCTCGTCCTCTATTTTAGCCTCTTTGGGAGAGTCAGACTGGAAACCTTTGGAGGCTGAACTTGGTTCTGTTTGCAAGATGTTAGACATCCGTATCAAGTCCTCTTTCATTTCTGCCACGTCCTTCAGTATCTCTTGGCTGGAGGACAGCGGGGATGAGGTGGTGGATTTCAGGGCAGTCGGGGGCATAAATAAGGGGGATTTGACAGGTGACAGAGTTCTGGCAAAGGAAGACTGGGCTGAGTTTGTCTCAGCAGGCATAGTTTTTCGAGAGGACGAGAGGGCAGCAGCTGGCGTTGACACTTCAGGGAGCTTTTTAAATTGGGGCTCTGGCAACACATTTATAACCGAATACACTGGGACCGTCATGGTGCCAGATGTGACAGTGGTGGTAGAGTTCGGTGGGGACCTTAGAGTGGCATATAGGGAACTAGAGGCTGAGGATCTTATGGATTGGTAAGATGATGACGCTGAGGAGGACATGGACTTCAGAGTGCCATATCCAGAGGCAGAGCAGGAATTGAAAGTCTTTTCAACCTCGTCAAAGGCTGCATTTACGCTTGTCGTTGCTGCATTGGTGGTTGCCTGTATCCTCTCCTGTAAGCTGCTGGAGAGTAGGGACGTGGGCGAGGAGGAGCGGTACTTTGTAGGGGATACTGTTCCATTGATCAGAGCTGCAGCACTAGGAGGTGTGTTGGATTTAATTGGTGAGGAAAGGGAGGAAAATAGACTTAAGGGGTCTGCATTGGACCGGACAGAGGAGAGGCCAGGAACAGTTTTTATAGGAGAGGACGATGCTGTGGTGCCCACCATGACACCCTTGAATGGCAGAGTTGAACTGTACATGTTCAGTGAGGATTTGGGGGAAGCAGGTGGGCTCATGGCGATTGATGACCTCTCTAGCAGACACCCCACACCAGTGCTGATGGGAGAGGTTCTAGAAGACAATGCTGCCAGTCCCTTGATGGAAACGGGGTCTGGAACGCTTCTGACTGGCGATGACAGGAGACTGGGGGTGACCTGAACTGGGTACTGGGTCTGCTGAACTACAGTCTTAATTGGGGATGAAATTGTCCTGTACGACCTGATGGGGGATGCTACGTCGCTGACTGACTTGATGGAATGGGCCGGTGAGCAGCCTATGTTGGACTTGATGGGGGATGCCGAGGTGATGGACCACACGGACTTCAGTGGAGAGGCATTGGGCGTGTTGGACGATGAACTGGAGTGGGAACCGAACCCAGACTTGGCTTGCTCAGGGACGGAGACAGGAACAGCCGACCACGCCTGATAAGATCTCGTTGAAAAGACAGGTTTGTAAGCGTAGCCAGTAGGCTGTGTTCTCTGCGAGCTCCGATCAGTTGTTTCTTGAATAACCAAACCAAAGATTGAACATAAATTCAACaaaaaataattgaaataataaaacaGGAAAACCAGAGAGAGAAAGTTGGCGTCAGTAGGCCAATATTAATCAAAGCAGTAAGAATAATACAATGGTGAATTTATGCAATGTCAATTACTATCTAAACAAAGGTTGGATGAAAAGTGATTGTTTGAGGTCAATGATCTGTCATAAATAGAAAAGATACAAGATAACACATGATGAAGCATATGAGGCAACGAAATGCTTGAGGTAGCTAACAGTGGAGAAGAAAATATTAGAAATGtaccaagacaacaacaacaaccactctAACCATGTGTGACTTTCGATGTGCTTTGTCTGTTTGCCTTTTTGCTACAGTGCCTTTTATATACTTGGTGCCCTTCATGATCATATGTTTTCAATGCCAAAAATGATCCCACAATCCTTTTGGTAGATTATTGGTGCAATAACTGTCTCAAGGGTTCACTTATTGATTGGTTCACACAAAATGAAAGAAGGCCCTGAACAATCGCAAAGCCCATAAGAGTGAGGTGTTCTTCAAAAGAATGAAAAAGATACAAGAGAATAATTTAATTTGACACAGGGTTCAAAATCTATTTCAAAAATAATAAATTAACATTTGGATGTTGCAATGCCAGTTGTTTTCCCACAAATGTGATGAGACAACAAAAAACAGGAAAATAAATTTCACAAAATGGAGAGGGTCTGCAAAGTATAAGACACAGTAAACCATGCAAGTGTTGTCGTGGATGGATATGAATCATGACGTCTATGATGACAGTATGGAAAGTGCTCATAATTCTACACTATGGATGTATGGATATATCATAAAGGCAATATCTTACACTGCATATGAAGTTGTACAACGTTTCTGAAAGTAAAGATGTTAAACTCACTCGCTGCAGGGTCGGTCAGATAGCTGTAGCGCTTACGCAAAGCTAAGGAGGCAAAGGTATGACGTCGGTCTGGTTTTTCAgtctgcaacaacaaaaacaacaaaatatgtTTTAACATAAAATGTAGATTGGATTTAAAGGCCAAAAAGGTATCTTCCCTTTTTTCACACTACTGCCAGAATTTCTcccattttgtggttttgaaatAAAATCAAGATGATGCATTTAGATTTTCTGAAGTCCATGTTGTTGAGATAGTAGGCACTGTAGGTGATTGTGTTGTAAGTCACCTTCGGCTGATGACTCAAATATCCATGCTTTCCTCTGATTGGATAGATTAAGTGTTACATTGGTGGTGCGATTTAAAGTGTATTTATCTGTCTAATTTTGAAGAAACACATGCAATATGTGATTATTAGATTTGGAGAACTCTGGTGAGATGTCCACAAGCTGACACTGAGAATGCACCTGATCTCTAAAATAAATGATTTAAAGAGGACTCACTCCATTAGTCATGGATGAATGTTCTTTTGAGATCATGAGATGTAATGTAAATGAAGGAAAACACTCTGAGATATAGCTATAAAACATGAAACATTCATGTCATCTTTTGCTGACTAGGTTATGTTGACTTTTCCTCATGCAACGAATAACTCATTGGTCTTGTATAGGTGTGAACAAAACATTGGCAGAAGATGGCTGAAACCACAACTAAGCTAGAGTACTATGCACTACAGCGGGGTTTATCCTCTTCTATCTGCcattccgaaagcactgtatgtcACGCTCTCTGAAAATAGTGTGGAGGGATGGTGTTTCCTACTAGCCTACCTACTGAACACATATGGAAAGAAAGATATGGAAAATAAGCCAGGGTGTGGTACACAAATTGCTCCACTTGGCTTGGGATGAGGACAATAATAATGAAA is a window of Salmo salar chromosome ssa18, Ssal_v3.1, whole genome shotgun sequence DNA encoding:
- the LOC106577144 gene encoding ankyrin-3 isoform X30; translated protein: MAHAASALKKNRDVDVNAIEDEKEKKRRIKKLASREQKRKSDSNASYLRAARAGNLEKALDYLKSGVEINICNQNGLNALHLASKEGHVEVVAELLKLEANVDAATKKGNTALHIASLAGQTEVVKELVTNGANVNAQSQNGFTPLYMAAQENHIEVVRFLLEHNSSQSMATEDGFTPLAVALQQGHDQVVSLLLENDTKGKVRLPALHIAARKDDTKAAALLLQNDRNADVESKMMVNKTTESGFTPLHIAAHYGNINVATLLLNRGGAVDFMARNDITPLHVASKRGNSNMVKLLLDRGSKIDAKTKDGLTPLHCGARSGHEQVVEILLDRGAPILSKTKNGLSPLHMATQGDHINCVQLLLQNDVPVDDVTNDYLTALHVAAHCGHYKVAKLIVDKKANPNAKALNGFTPLHIACKKNRAKVMELLLKHGASIQAVTESGLTPIHVAAFMGHENIVNSLTHHGASPNTTNVRGETALHMAARAGQADVVRYLLQNGAKVETKAKDDQTALHISSRLGKADIVQQLLQRGASANAATTSGYTPLHLAAREGHEDVAAMLLDQGASLSASTKKGFSPLHVAAKYGKMEVASLLLQKRAAPDAAGKSGLTPLHVAAHYDNQRVALLLLDQGASPHAAAKNGYTPLHIAAKKNQMDIGTTLLEYGADTNAVTRQGISPVHLAAQEGSVDLVSLLLTKNASVNMGNKSGLTPLHLAAQEDKVNVAEVLLNQGADVDPSTKMGYTPLHVACHYGNVKMADFLIQNQARVDDKTKNGYTPLHQAAQQGHTHIINLLLQHGASANQLTVNGSTALSIACRLGYISVVDTLRPVTDENLTSVTATEKHKMNIPETMNEFLDMSDDEAKANAPEILNDDCISDVDEGEDAMTGDTDKYLRPQDLKELGDDSLPQEGYMGFSIGVRSASLRSFSSDRSNTLNRSSYARDSMMIEEILAPTKDTLQSVFKDLSYLIDPLNKHLAVTRDYDAECLRRYSWTPDTIDHSNTVSSPIHSGLSSPLPQYDSRFLVSFMVDARGGSMRGSRSNGMRIIIPPRKCTAPTRITCRLAKRHKLAYPPPMVEGEGLVSRLVEVGPAGAQFLGPVIVEIPHFGSMRGKERELIVLRSDNGDTWKEHQYDCHPSDITDILNGMDEELDSNAELEKKRICRIITRDFPQYFAVVSRIKQESNHMGPEGGTLTSLTMPMVQASFPQGALTKKIRVGLQAQPVPDDMVRNLLGNRATFSPIVTVEPRRRKFHKPITMTIPVPPRSAEGHPIGPRGDSTPCLRLLCSITGGTSPAQWEDITGTTPLSFVTDCVSFTTNVSARFWLADCHQIPETVGLASQLYRELICVPYLAKFVVFAKMNDPVESRLRCFCMTDDKVDKTLEQQENFEEVARSKDIEVLEGKPIHVDCYGNLSPLIKSGQQLIFNFFSFKENRLPFNVKVRDMGQEPCGRLSFLKEPKTTKGLPQTAICNLNITLPTHKKDMMESDPDDETEKPDRRHTFASLALRKRYSYLTDPAAKTTDRSSQRTQPTGYAYKPVFSTRSYQAWSAVPVSVPEQAKSGFGSHSSSSSNTPNASPLKSVWSITSASPIKSNIGCSPAHSIKSVSDVASPIRSYRTISSPIKTVVQQTQYPVQVTPSLLSSPVRSVPDPVSIKGLAALSSRTSPISTGVGCLLERSSIAMSPPASPKSSLNMYSSTLPFKGVMVGTTASSSPIKTVPGLSSVRSNADPLSLFSSLSSPIKSNTPPSAAALINGTVSPTKYRSSSPTSLLSSSLQERIQATTNAATTSVNAAFDEVEKTFNSCSASGYGTLKSMSSSASSSYQSIRSSASSSLYATLRSPPNSTTTVTSGTMTVPVYSVINVLPEPQFKKLPEVSTPAAALSSSRKTMPAETNSAQSSFARTLSPVKSPLFMPPTALKSTTSSPLSSSQEILKDVAEMKEDLIRMSNILQTEPSSASKGFQSDSPKEAKIEDEEPCRIVEKVKQDLVKVSEILTKDTVKDSKTAIKMNKTDEAQCSKQAPVDPQPSNWSYPPRYETVVPQIKTKTIPDRDFNLLKVVDYLTNDIDSGSISKTADAKHKSDEVRREGEEKQKRMLKPEHKLKMPPANMRSSASEKELCKLADVLFGPDAMLESPDDISHDQDKSPLSDSGFETRSERTPSAPQSAEGMGPKALFQDIPPVITETRTEVVRVIRSYESPEDNKQPMMEDTRAVRYTDAEPKVLNASNVDQTKSFQMKISPDDDSMGKSMRVKEETHITTTTRMVYHKPQSKENASERMEESMSVHDIMKAFQSGRDPSRELAGLFEHRAGNDDTSQRDINSKPKVERIIEVHIEKGNKTEPTEVIIRETKNAPEKEMYFYQGNSGLSRQGEEEPEESLPCYLESSRVNTPMSQEDDSRPSSAQLMADDSYKALKLLSQQSVEYNDDESSELRGESYNFADKMLLSEKPDSSHSDTEEYLRDRSHFHSPDRSSYSQERSSGSRQEYILRSSNIDKSGENANVDDNFDKLTLLQYSSEPGSPKHSVWMRVTDDRQSQNREKLIYEDRVDRTVKEAEEKLSEVSQFFRDKTEKLNDELSSPEKKSRRSDFRETRSGPSSTHSSPERSTYKNGSSGEECRERFRDRFGSSDRKCASLPSSPERRVLLQYNDDNRKPGDGTSQGNAGDASKPFQMSCSKVSAVRLKFEQEAQKQEKGPQWGQTSNAPVRKLQESTLPVYQVFAGSNIPKSPDSPGSTRKVIESEVRGSSGPSPSANRYICSSPKHDTNGNEQEEKKSFKTWECHGNGNYKPQVSKLAHTLVQDAHGNDRNSQRQLQGFRDGITSKEETTKKTIYTELVVRENPNSSDVRTGSLKKNSESQIPVRMPCSFSENHQSTSLKLDTSVKLCERAGSQIPTLARNRLHGSSEANKSTNDSSVEKSSDSYDSSQSTVVCNGIDSDQVEYLENITPVVVTEGFKDIKPLPVYVSIQVGKQYEKETTGLLGTYQKIVSHESRTVHETRGAFYTVKQKQPPSPQGSPEDDTLEQVTFMDSSGKSPVTPETPSSEEVSLASRKTDSVIGYMPSMPSPIAEESEEDEGKTFIYTESLPQKTKPASSEPSNRNQETLKRPKEKRVAYIEFPPPPPLEAEHSDPEKRGSCASSEAETEMMEVNLQEEHDQHLLAEPIIRVQPPSPVPPGADDSNSSDDESIFHPIPNKKYTFKMKEKEEGEKRLKPKKPERNGNNKESGTNGVVKAEEEDLEQNDQSITDCSIATTEFSHDTDATEIDSLDGYDLQDEDDGLSEQDPKTSSLSNDGKTCDRSFSQSKLEVIEEEKTPSEDGGDNGKANSDQNIGDEKDYTLEGRHPDRQGDRQGFADNFFGYQLEEELNSTFKTVATKGLDFDPWSSKGGEGVFDAKAKEEDPKPFGLSVDDKSQATTPDTTPARTPTDESTPTSEPNPFPFHEGKMFEMTRSGAIDMSKRDFVEERLQFFQIGEHSSDGKSGDKGRGGKSPGVVTSQSKTGERGEGVKVETATDSSTSAKCSPAQTGTGCSDAPSGVTVAEITSSCTITASKVDPKLRTPIKMGIAVSITVKKDSGDLKECKAEMAESQMAEYINLENQSVESQSSGYTDPKLSERRDYPAENCNNNNNLESSSVQANYIQCGSVVFNLQSSSEPTLQKASRIEALFCSDSVERVEESSVQAEQRESEAIKEAETKQQKSRLPVKAPGWSFRTQATAIGKQKPKQVVKAEVRRRAEPVIAKVEPRSRIPIKDIKKSSTTSSPISVQVTAQSSRERVAIQLPSRFSIKNRSQVSSAGETSRENASEVCKRTIEYFKGISGETLKLADRLSDEEKKTQGEQSEEDSTSRSTSLSAPSQPSRSSRSGRGSRAEAGALSVRAKVDRASGSERSRRSRRTGGKEGSQVAGPRAPPVAEIKPSPQSPCERTDLRMAIVADHLGLSWTELAREMDFSVDEINHIRVENPNSLTAQSFMLLKKWVSRDGKNATTDALTGVLTKVNRMDIVTLLEGPIFDYGNISGTRSFADDNAVYLDQADDYHSILAELQSPVQLHSDPPFTELHSEPPTLTIDPTPVQLHPHPPTLILTQSEPWNDHMEPSVDPDTSTRTTLRPWELSLSIHTLHLDPTAATNTGMAEGDQVLMVQVEEEKKEVDISLQHQEDSRQTGASAVVAEGEAEEEAEEVVKGGGEEGVEVGEMAEEGDKVVEAKIGAKVVEGGKVAEEGAKVRVEGGKVEWAKVRVEGAKAVENGAEVVEEGGAYLSPQAWAEALGEQGVSGSTEEEDGDEDEKTEDKLKSLLEDIHLEEGSEEEDEEMTEARVQEIVSQVQQAEKDVCSLPGWHSDTSSVNVEPPTPGRSVSSDLLDRQENSQENSSDSITSSSRGEPARSRHNGDNTELPPQDGSLPVSQDSANGRTGRGKEEGTLVSERKVQQGDGAKSRKEERSGEKKLQS